From the Kwoniella pini CBS 10737 chromosome 8, complete sequence genome, one window contains:
- a CDS encoding T-complex protein 1, zeta subunit, with protein sequence MSSSIELINPRAESIRRTQALQVNTAGAVGLANVVKSNLGPRGTIKMLVDGSGQIKMTKDGKVLLSEMQIQNPTAAMIARTAVAQDEQVGDGTTSVVLLVGELLKQADRYIQEGVHPRVIGEGFDLAKKEALKFLDSFRQRPTLDRSTLISVAHTSLSTKLHSKLAQKLAADVVDAVLAIQPPVNEDGKRDPIDLHMIEIMKMQHKTDTDTTLIKGLVLDHGARHPDMPKRVENAFVLSLNVSLEYEKTEVNSGFFYSSADQREKLVESERRFIDLRLKKVVEFKNQVCDTAVGETTEKPKNFVIINQKGIDPMSLDILAKNGIFALRRAKRRNMERLQFACGGIAQNSVDDLTPDILGWAGLVYEHTLGEEKYTFVEDVKEPKSVTMLIKGPNAHTMTQIQDALRDGFRSVKNAVEDNSLIPGAGAFEVACSAHLVKELKSTKGRAKLGVLAFAEALLVIPKTLASNGGFDVQDSIVSLQQEQEETEDPVGLDLKSGEPINPVLEGIWDNYRVKRQMLHGAATIGVNLLNVDEVLRAGRSSLKPEGPGP encoded by the exons ATGTCAAGTAGTATAGAGCTAATCAACCCTCGAGCGGAGAGTATTCGTCGTACGCAGGCATTACAGGTTAATACT GCCGGTGCAGTGGGTCTTGCAAATGTCGTAAAATCTAATCTCG GTCCAAGAGGTACGATAAAGATGCTTGTTGATGGATCTGgacaaatcaaaatgaccAAG GATGGAAAAGTGTTACTTTCAGAAATGCAGATTCAA AATCCAACAGCAGCTATGATTGCTCGAACAGCCGTTGCTCAAGATGAACAAGTTGGAGATGGTACAACATCAGTAGTATTGCTCGTTGGTGAACTGTTGAAACAAGCGGATAGGTATATTCAAGAAGGTGTACATCCTAGAGTTATAGGCGAGGGTTTCGACTTAGCGAAAAAGGAGGCTCTAAAG TTTTTAGACTCATTCAGACAAAGACCAACCCTTGATCGATCCACCTTAATTTCAGTAGCTCACACTTCTTTATCGACAAAATTACATTCTAAACTTGCCCAAAAATTAGCAGCAGATGTAGTTGATGCTGTATTGGCTATTCAACCTCCTGtcaatgaagatggaaagagAGATCCAATCGATTTACAcatgattgaaattatgaaaatgCAACATAAGACAGATACTGATACTACCCTTATCAAAGGTTTAGTTCTCGATCACGGAGCTAGACATCCTGATATGCCTAAACGAGTGGAAAATGCCTTTGTTTTGAGTTTGAATGTGTCGTTAGAATACGAGAAGAC TGAGGTCAACTCAGGATTCTTTTACTCGTCAGCCGACCAACGTGAAAAACTGGTGGAGTCCGAAAGACGATTCATCgatttgagattgaagaaggttgttGAATTCAAAAACCAAGTCTGTGATACCGCTGTGGGAGAGACTACCGAGAAGCCTAAGAACTTTGTCATCATAAACCAAAAGGGTATTGATCCCATGTCGTTAGACATTTTGGCTAAGAATGGTATCTTCGCCTTGAGAAGAGCTAAGAGAAGGAATATGGAGCGATTACAATTCGCCTGTGGTGGTATCGCTCAAAACTCGGTAGACGATTTGACTCCGGATATCCTTGGTTGGGCTGGTTTGGTTTACGAACACACTCTCGGAGAAGAGAAATATACCTTTGTAGAGGATGTCAAAGAACCTAAATCCGTTACCATGCTCATCAAGG GTCCTAACGCTCACACTATGACCCAAATTCAAGATGCCTTACGAGATGGATTCAGATCAGTAAAGAATGCTGTAGAAGATAATAGTTTGATCCCGGGTGCAGGAGCATTTGAAGTGGCATGTTCAGCACACTTAGTTAAGGAATTGAAATCAACAAAGGGAAGAGCCAAATTAGGTGTATTAGCTTTTGCTGAAGCTCTATTGGTTATTCCCAAGACGTTAGCTTCGAATGGTGGATTTGATGTTCAAGATTCAATTGTCAGTTTACAACAGGAGCAAGAGGAAACTGAAGATCCAGTTGGACTTGATCTGAAATCTGGTGAACCAATCAACCCTGTTTTAGAGGGTATCTGGGACAACTATAGAGTCAAGAGGCAGATGTTACATGGAGC CGCTACGATTGGTGTCAATCTATTGAATGTTGATGAGGTTCTCCGAGCTGGTCGATCATC GTTGAAACCCGAAGGTCCTGGGCCTTAG